One segment of Peptococcaceae bacterium DNA contains the following:
- a CDS encoding benzoate/H(+) symporter BenE family transporter: MRKIMEPGPGLKEGWQDVKFNVPNVTAFITGVIFTLTGAIILFVNVAASANLNQQQAASWIISGVVLAAISSGLLCLYYKQPIIIAPSLPALLVVGPMFKLFSVPEMVAGYLIAAAIIFLIGAAGVVGLLGKYLPVPIIMGMIAGVFMSYGLRIVEAVAKEPVVTGLTIAAFLITPLVSKRIPPQAVSLVVAMILSFLLLPLTMEVQNMYFHFAQPVFVVPRFNYRVILAVSIPLVLMGLADTLKGYGVLRANEYDPPLNTITSVAGLASFLGAFSLSHCIVLAGPVTAIVGGASAGEKEHRYAAGLLFSAALILIGITLGVIMPFLTVLPAAISNVVAGLAMLGLFTSSLEMAFGANKHQLGAFTAFIVGMSNVTVGGIGAPVWAILFGILVSAVSAHKRA; the protein is encoded by the coding sequence TTATACTGTTTGTGAATGTTGCCGCTTCGGCCAATCTTAATCAACAACAGGCAGCCTCGTGGATAATAAGCGGCGTTGTTCTGGCTGCCATTTCGTCAGGTTTGCTGTGCCTGTATTATAAACAGCCCATAATCATTGCTCCTTCCCTGCCCGCCCTGCTGGTTGTGGGGCCCATGTTCAAACTGTTCTCTGTGCCGGAAATGGTTGCCGGCTATCTCATTGCCGCAGCGATCATCTTTTTGATAGGAGCTGCCGGAGTCGTCGGATTGCTCGGAAAGTACCTTCCGGTTCCGATAATCATGGGAATGATCGCCGGGGTGTTTATGAGCTATGGATTAAGAATTGTGGAAGCCGTTGCAAAAGAGCCGGTGGTGACAGGTTTGACCATTGCCGCGTTTTTGATCACGCCGCTGGTCTCCAAGAGGATTCCCCCCCAGGCTGTTTCGCTGGTTGTGGCCATGATTTTATCCTTCTTGCTGCTCCCTTTGACAATGGAGGTCCAAAACATGTATTTCCATTTTGCCCAGCCGGTATTTGTAGTTCCGCGCTTCAATTACCGGGTTATTCTTGCTGTGAGCATTCCCCTCGTTTTGATGGGGTTGGCCGATACCCTGAAGGGCTACGGTGTGCTTCGCGCCAACGAGTACGATCCTCCTTTGAACACCATAACTTCCGTGGCCGGGCTGGCTTCTTTCCTGGGTGCCTTCAGCCTTTCCCACTGCATTGTGCTGGCCGGGCCGGTTACCGCTATCGTGGGCGGCGCCAGCGCCGGGGAAAAAGAACACCGTTATGCGGCAGGTCTGCTCTTCAGCGCGGCCCTGATTCTTATAGGAATTACATTGGGGGTCATTATGCCGTTTCTGACGGTCTTGCCGGCCGCAATAAGCAATGTTGTGGCGGGATTGGCCATGCTTGGCCTTTTTACCAGTTCTTTGGAAATGGCCTTTGGAGCAAATAAACATCAGCTGGGAGCCTTTACGGCGTTTATTGTCGGGATGTCGAATGTGACCGTTGGGGGCATAGGGGCTCCGGTGTGGGCGATCCTGTTCGGCATACTGGTCTCCGCGGTCAGCGCGCATAAACGCGCATAA